A region of Actinomycetota bacterium DNA encodes the following proteins:
- a CDS encoding DivIVA domain-containing protein gives MRKKKAEGADAQEATLDQAAAQASSKAAAAAASPRTDGRLTPLDIQQVEFRRKTRGYDEREVDEFLDRLTEDFAAAVEENQRLRQRTDSGLGAVGAADPAAASRQADEIVHRARADAARIIREAETRAGSIASGAGAVASGDPGAISAFIAKERVFLQQLASLVQDHAEGVKQMVRSSSAAAPPRATSAAPASSPAEPAPSSAAPASVGGPAPVPPTSPAAESARKTPPAAAPKPEPERSTPSPAKTQPTEAMEPVVDERPRDRPAPPTSPSPDDSEPISVPEPEPKPRPAIARSAPSDEGTPSDDERSLRELFWGDE, from the coding sequence ATGCGGAAGAAGAAGGCCGAGGGCGCCGACGCCCAGGAGGCGACGCTCGACCAAGCGGCGGCGCAGGCATCCTCGAAAGCTGCCGCTGCGGCCGCCTCGCCGCGCACCGACGGACGCCTCACGCCGCTCGATATCCAGCAGGTGGAGTTCCGGCGGAAGACCCGTGGCTACGATGAACGCGAAGTGGACGAGTTCCTCGACCGCTTGACCGAGGACTTCGCGGCTGCCGTCGAGGAGAACCAGCGCCTGCGTCAGCGGACGGATTCCGGCCTGGGTGCCGTCGGGGCGGCCGACCCCGCAGCCGCGTCCCGGCAGGCGGACGAGATCGTCCATCGTGCACGGGCCGACGCGGCTCGCATCATCCGAGAGGCCGAGACCCGCGCGGGGTCGATCGCTTCGGGAGCAGGAGCGGTCGCCTCGGGTGACCCCGGTGCGATCTCCGCGTTCATCGCGAAGGAACGGGTCTTCCTCCAGCAGCTCGCCTCACTGGTGCAGGACCACGCCGAGGGAGTCAAGCAGATGGTGCGTTCCTCCTCGGCGGCCGCCCCCCCGCGCGCCACCTCGGCCGCGCCGGCCTCCTCTCCCGCCGAACCCGCTCCTTCCTCGGCTGCACCGGCCTCGGTGGGTGGGCCCGCACCCGTTCCACCGACCTCCCCAGCCGCCGAGTCGGCACGGAAGACGCCCCCTGCCGCCGCTCCAAAGCCGGAGCCGGAGCGCTCGACACCGTCGCCGGCGAAGACCCAGCCGACCGAAGCGATGGAACCCGTGGTGGACGAACGGCCGCGCGACCGACCGGCGCCGCCCACCTCACCCTCGCCCGATGATTCCGAGCCGATCTCGGTCCCCGAACCCGAGCCGAAGCCACGCCCGGCGATCGCGCGGAGTGCTCCGTCGGACGAAGGCACCCCGTCGGACGACGAGCGCTCGCTCCGCGAACTGTTCTGGGGCGACGAGTAG
- a CDS encoding YggT family protein, with the protein MDAHLAQVTEVNPVVRLLCVAITVYTLILFAKVILSWVAMFGTRIPSTGPLRAIVDLIDDVTEPVLRPLRGLIPPVSIGAVGLDLSIILLFVFLVVARQALGC; encoded by the coding sequence GTGGACGCTCATCTCGCGCAGGTCACCGAGGTCAACCCGGTGGTGCGGCTGCTCTGCGTCGCGATCACGGTCTACACCCTGATCCTCTTCGCGAAGGTGATCCTCAGCTGGGTGGCGATGTTCGGGACGCGGATACCCTCGACGGGTCCGCTCCGAGCGATCGTCGATCTGATCGATGACGTCACAGAACCCGTACTCCGCCCCCTGCGCGGTTTGATCCCACCGGTCAGCATTGGAGCGGTCGGGCTGGATCTATCGATCATCCTGCTCTTCGTGTTCCTCGTGGTAGCGCGCCAGGCGCTCGGCTGTTAG
- the dnaE gene encoding DNA polymerase III subunit alpha, with the protein MSDGGFVHLHVHTEYSLLDGASRIDDLFANAERLGMPAVAMTDHGSMFGALEFYAAGRERGITPILGVEAYVAPGSRFDRTPGEDEQKYHHLTLLARDQTGYRNLLKLVSYAHLEGFYHRPRVDKQLMAEHHEGIIALSGCLSSEVGVALKNGQDAKAREVAGTYLDIFGRDGYFIEVQDHGIPDQRRILPKQFELARHLGVPPVAANDLHYTHKEDAKPHDVLLCIQQQKVQTDLQRLKFDSEDFYLKSADEMRLVFADHPEAISSTLEIAEQVQPIPELERSLVQGDITYRLPRFETPGDIPLEGYLRQLVDEGLRERYGEPSAEIRERVDTELGVICNMGFAGYFLIVWDLIRFARERGIRVGPGRGSAAGSVVSFALQITDLDPLRYGLLFERFLNPERIQMPDIDMDFDERRRDEVIRYVADSYGHDHVAQIITFQTIKGKQGIRDASRVLGFPASVGDRLCKMYPPSVMGRDYPIEKALELSPELKEAYEGEPEAKEIVETARALEGLRREDSVHAAGVVIGDAPLVNYLPLKLAKDSRDDSKRIVTQFDMHGVEKLGLLKMDFLGLRNLSVIEDTVRTLRIREVEIDIDHVALDDRETYAMLCRADTTGVFQMESPGMRALIRALAPDRFEDLMALVALYRPGPLNMGMHNEYAERKHGRRKVTYPHDDLEDVLGSTYGVLVYQEQVMQIAVRIAGYSMGGADSLRKAIGKKKPAELAKHKERFFEGGLGNGYDQRLLTSLWDLIEPFGDYGFNASHACCYGYVAYQTAYLKAHYPVEYMSAILTSVKDDKDKKPFYLNACRMMEIEVLPPDVNTSEMDFAPAPDEREAVRYGLSAVRNVGQGVVEQILAARREKGAFESFSDFCRKVDPSVLTKRVLESMIQAGSFDSFGYTRRGLLENQDKVSAPISAERKAEAAGQFSLFGGEDGAAQEIDESVLEGEEFEKQQLLRHEKEMLGQFVTDHPLLGIRDQLAAQCNHEITELSNLGDGDMVTIGGIVGAVRRRYTKRGEPYAQFRVEDLAGGVDAIAFPNVYEAVPELIRVDRIVLVKGRIDLRGRELQIRAVEVFEPELEGVEAPVLAGELVVDLPAQACTNAVISKVKDLLDDAPGRTPVRVRFISSQGVTPLKIGSFRVDPHAGLLSELRGLLGPESVHVEQRDPVGV; encoded by the coding sequence ATGAGCGACGGCGGCTTCGTCCATCTCCACGTTCACACCGAGTACTCGCTGCTCGACGGCGCCTCCCGGATCGACGACCTGTTCGCCAACGCGGAGCGGCTCGGCATGCCCGCCGTGGCGATGACCGACCACGGCTCGATGTTCGGGGCGCTGGAGTTCTACGCGGCCGGACGCGAGCGGGGGATCACTCCGATCCTCGGCGTCGAAGCGTACGTCGCGCCGGGGTCTCGTTTCGATCGCACTCCCGGCGAGGACGAGCAGAAGTACCACCACCTGACCTTGCTCGCCCGAGACCAGACCGGCTACCGCAACCTGCTCAAGCTCGTCAGCTACGCGCATCTCGAGGGCTTCTACCACCGGCCGCGTGTCGACAAGCAGCTGATGGCTGAGCACCACGAGGGGATCATCGCGTTGTCGGGCTGCCTCTCCTCGGAGGTGGGCGTGGCGCTGAAGAACGGGCAGGACGCGAAGGCGCGCGAGGTGGCGGGCACCTATCTCGACATCTTCGGACGTGACGGCTACTTCATCGAGGTGCAGGATCACGGGATCCCCGATCAGCGGCGGATCCTCCCGAAGCAGTTCGAGCTGGCCCGCCACCTCGGTGTGCCCCCGGTCGCCGCCAACGATCTGCACTACACCCACAAAGAGGACGCGAAACCGCACGATGTCCTGCTCTGCATCCAGCAGCAGAAGGTGCAGACCGATCTTCAGCGGCTGAAGTTCGACTCCGAGGACTTCTACCTGAAGTCGGCGGACGAGATGCGACTGGTGTTCGCCGATCACCCCGAGGCGATCTCCTCCACCCTCGAGATCGCCGAGCAGGTGCAGCCGATCCCCGAGCTCGAGCGATCGCTCGTGCAAGGCGACATCACCTACCGGCTGCCGCGGTTCGAGACCCCCGGAGACATACCGCTCGAGGGCTACCTTCGCCAGCTCGTGGACGAAGGGCTCCGGGAACGCTACGGCGAGCCTTCCGCCGAGATCCGCGAGCGCGTCGACACCGAGCTCGGCGTGATCTGCAACATGGGCTTCGCCGGGTACTTCCTGATCGTGTGGGACCTGATCAGGTTCGCCCGGGAGCGAGGGATCCGTGTGGGCCCGGGCCGTGGATCGGCGGCGGGGTCGGTCGTCTCCTTCGCGCTGCAGATCACCGATCTCGACCCGCTGCGGTACGGCCTGTTGTTCGAGCGGTTCCTCAACCCCGAACGGATCCAGATGCCGGACATCGACATGGACTTCGACGAGCGGCGCCGCGATGAGGTGATCCGGTACGTCGCGGACTCTTACGGTCACGACCACGTGGCGCAGATCATCACCTTCCAGACGATCAAGGGGAAGCAAGGCATCCGCGACGCGTCGCGGGTTCTCGGATTCCCGGCGTCGGTGGGCGACCGGCTCTGCAAGATGTACCCGCCGTCGGTCATGGGCCGCGACTATCCGATCGAGAAAGCCCTGGAGCTTTCCCCCGAGTTGAAGGAGGCCTACGAAGGCGAGCCCGAGGCGAAGGAGATCGTCGAAACGGCCCGGGCCCTCGAGGGACTCCGGCGGGAGGACTCGGTCCACGCGGCCGGGGTCGTGATCGGCGACGCGCCCCTCGTGAACTACCTGCCCCTGAAGCTCGCGAAGGACTCCCGAGACGACAGCAAGCGGATCGTGACGCAGTTCGACATGCACGGCGTCGAGAAGTTGGGCCTGCTGAAGATGGACTTCCTCGGCTTGCGGAACCTGTCGGTGATCGAGGACACGGTCCGCACCCTGCGGATCCGAGAGGTCGAGATCGACATCGACCACGTCGCTCTCGACGACCGTGAGACCTACGCGATGCTCTGCCGCGCCGACACGACAGGTGTGTTCCAGATGGAGTCTCCGGGGATGCGCGCGCTGATCCGCGCGCTGGCGCCCGACCGCTTCGAGGACCTGATGGCCCTCGTGGCGCTCTATCGCCCCGGGCCGCTCAACATGGGCATGCACAACGAGTACGCGGAGCGCAAGCACGGCCGGCGGAAGGTGACCTACCCCCACGACGATCTCGAGGACGTGCTCGGATCGACCTACGGGGTCCTCGTCTACCAGGAACAGGTGATGCAGATCGCGGTGCGCATCGCCGGCTACTCGATGGGTGGCGCGGATTCGTTGCGCAAGGCGATCGGGAAGAAGAAGCCCGCCGAACTGGCCAAGCACAAGGAGCGGTTCTTCGAAGGTGGCCTGGGCAACGGGTACGACCAGCGCCTGCTGACCTCCCTGTGGGATCTGATCGAACCGTTCGGCGACTACGGGTTCAACGCGTCACATGCCTGCTGCTACGGGTACGTGGCCTACCAGACCGCGTACCTGAAGGCGCACTATCCGGTGGAGTACATGTCGGCGATCCTCACGAGCGTGAAGGACGACAAGGACAAGAAGCCCTTCTACCTGAACGCGTGCCGGATGATGGAGATCGAGGTGCTGCCGCCGGACGTCAACACCTCGGAGATGGACTTCGCTCCGGCGCCCGACGAGCGGGAGGCCGTTCGGTACGGGCTGTCGGCGGTGCGCAACGTCGGGCAGGGCGTCGTCGAGCAGATCCTCGCCGCGCGGCGCGAGAAGGGTGCGTTCGAGTCGTTCTCCGATTTCTGCCGCAAGGTCGATCCTTCGGTCCTGACCAAGCGCGTGCTCGAGAGCATGATCCAGGCCGGTTCGTTCGACTCGTTCGGCTACACGCGACGTGGATTGCTCGAGAACCAGGACAAGGTCTCGGCGCCGATCTCGGCCGAGCGCAAGGCGGAGGCGGCGGGACAGTTCTCCCTGTTCGGCGGCGAGGACGGCGCCGCGCAAGAGATCGACGAGTCGGTCCTGGAGGGCGAGGAGTTCGAGAAGCAGCAGCTGCTGCGTCACGAGAAGGAGATGCTCGGTCAGTTCGTCACCGATCACCCACTGCTGGGGATCCGCGATCAGCTCGCGGCGCAGTGCAACCATGAGATCACCGAGCTGTCGAACCTGGGCGACGGCGACATGGTCACGATCGGCGGCATCGTCGGAGCCGTGCGGCGCCGCTACACGAAGCGTGGGGAACCGTACGCGCAGTTCCGGGTCGAGGATCTCGCGGGTGGCGTCGACGCGATCGCGTTCCCGAACGTCTACGAGGCGGTGCCCGAGTTGATCCGCGTCGATCGCATCGTGCTCGTGAAAGGTCGGATCGATCTGCGCGGCCGCGAGTTGCAGATCCGCGCCGTCGAGGTCTTCGAGCCCGAGCTGGAAGGGGTCGAGGCCCCGGTGCTCGCGGGTGAGCTGGTGGTCGACCTGCCCGCGCAGGCGTGCACGAACGCGGTGATCTCCAAGGTGAAGGATCTCCTCGACGACGCGCCCGGACGCACGCCGGTCCGGGTTCGGTTCATCTCCTCACAGGGGGTCACGCCGTTGAAGATCGGCAGCTTCCGCGTTGATCCGCACGCGGGATTGCTCTCGGAGCTGCGGGGGCTGCTCGGGCCCGAGTCGGTCCACGTCGAACAGCGCGACCCCGTCGGCGTGTGA
- a CDS encoding RluA family pseudouridine synthase, with product MSTNERFEASSGRLDAVLAGLLEVPRTEAQRAIAEGAVLVDGRARAKSFRLEGGETIEVTRADGPALVAEGPPVPIRYEDRHLLVVAKPAGLVTHPTATKRSGTLVNRLLGMGVPLSGAGGDVLRPGIVHRLDAGTSGLLIVAKDDPTHEAFGTMLKHHEIERTYRTLVRGRVEHDRFSVDAPLGRHGARVTVRAITGREAETAFDVRDRFVRSTFLDAAPKTGRTHQIRVHLSAIGHPILGDLRYGGGGDDAKALGLTRPFLHAWRLRFTHPVSGEFVEVQEPLPEDLQVALRRARAVAPS from the coding sequence GTGAGCACGAACGAACGCTTCGAGGCGTCCTCCGGACGGCTCGACGCGGTCCTGGCCGGGCTCCTGGAGGTTCCCCGGACCGAGGCCCAGCGTGCGATCGCCGAGGGGGCGGTCCTGGTGGACGGGCGAGCTCGCGCCAAGTCGTTCCGGCTCGAGGGCGGGGAGACGATCGAGGTGACGCGCGCCGACGGCCCGGCCCTCGTCGCGGAAGGCCCGCCCGTTCCGATCCGCTACGAGGACCGCCATCTCCTCGTCGTTGCGAAACCGGCCGGGCTCGTGACCCACCCCACCGCGACCAAGCGGTCCGGAACGCTCGTGAACCGCCTGCTCGGGATGGGCGTGCCGCTCTCCGGCGCCGGCGGGGACGTGCTTCGACCGGGCATCGTCCACCGCCTGGATGCGGGGACCAGCGGGCTCTTGATCGTCGCCAAAGACGACCCGACGCACGAGGCCTTCGGAACGATGCTGAAGCATCACGAGATCGAGCGCACGTATCGGACCCTCGTGCGCGGACGCGTCGAGCACGACCGCTTCTCGGTGGATGCTCCTCTCGGCCGGCACGGGGCGCGAGTGACCGTTCGCGCGATCACCGGGCGAGAGGCGGAGACGGCGTTCGACGTGCGGGATCGCTTCGTGCGTTCGACGTTCCTCGATGCGGCGCCGAAGACCGGCCGGACGCACCAGATCCGCGTGCACCTGTCCGCGATCGGTCACCCGATCCTCGGCGATCTCCGCTACGGAGGCGGTGGCGATGACGCGAAGGCGCTCGGCTTGACGCGGCCGTTCCTCCACGCGTGGCGGCTGCGGTTCACCCATCCGGTCAGCGGTGAGTTCGTTGAGGTACAGGAGCCGCTCCCCGAGGACCTCCAGGTCGCGCTGCGCCGGGCCCGCGCCGTCGCGCCGTCGTGA
- the lspA gene encoding signal peptidase II: MADAPTRRGRLALLLYATAGFVYLIDRLSKVWAENDLQGEAPIEVVGTFVWLHYTTNSGGAFGIGESASLVFVGATVIVVGIIVWTSMRLPRAGVAMGLGLVLGGALGNLTDRAVRGSGFRGGVVDFVDVGAWPVFNVADAAIVVGAIVLLLGTLDRARRQGADGETPDESLPEDPGEQHPGDRGRA, encoded by the coding sequence GTGGCCGATGCCCCCACCCGGCGCGGTCGTCTCGCGCTGTTGTTGTACGCCACCGCCGGTTTCGTCTACCTGATCGACCGGCTGAGCAAGGTCTGGGCCGAGAACGACCTGCAGGGGGAGGCGCCGATCGAGGTCGTCGGCACGTTCGTCTGGCTGCACTACACGACGAATTCGGGAGGCGCCTTCGGCATCGGAGAGAGCGCGTCGCTCGTGTTCGTCGGCGCGACGGTGATCGTCGTCGGCATCATCGTGTGGACCTCGATGCGTCTGCCGCGCGCCGGGGTCGCGATGGGCCTCGGCCTCGTTCTGGGCGGGGCTCTCGGGAACCTGACCGACCGGGCGGTCCGCGGCTCGGGGTTCCGCGGGGGGGTCGTCGACTTCGTCGACGTTGGTGCCTGGCCGGTCTTCAACGTCGCCGATGCCGCGATCGTCGTCGGCGCTATCGTGCTGTTGCTCGGGACCTTGGATCGGGCTCGCCGCCAGGGTGCGGACGGCGAGACCCCCGATGAGTCGCTCCCCGAGGACCCGGGGGAGCAGCACCCCGGGGACCGCGGGCGCGCGTGA
- the ileS gene encoding isoleucine--tRNA ligase yields MAAFDPVDPKVRFPELEERVLARWRADDVFAESLRRREGAPEWIFYEGPPTANGRPGIHHVESRTFKDVYPRFRTMTGYRVPRKAGWDCHGLPVELEVEKEIGTTGKRDIEAFGVAEFNRLCRSSVTRYVADWERMTERVGMWIDLSDAYWTMSTSYIESVWWSLKSLYERGLLFEADKVTPYCPRCGTALSDHEVALGYRQTEDPSLFLKLPITEADDPDLIDARIAVWTTTPWTLLSNLGLAVAADQPYELVEREGERIVIARELRERVLGEGWQPIDRMPGSALVGVRYEAPYTNVPEGTAHHVVAADFVSMDDGTGIVHIAPSFGADDLEIGLREGWPAYKPVRDDGTFDDRVPLFLRGRFVKDADELIVDDLTERGLVLRAGTYEHSYPFCWRCGTPLLNYARTSWYAGTTAVKQRLLEVNEDVGWYPEHIKDGRYGDWLRNNVDWALSRDRYWGTPLPIWRCAEGHATPIGSLRELGERADRNVEDVDPHRPWIDDVTFPCPDCGETATRVPEVIDTWYDSGAMPFAQWSYHPELGRGEQEFANAFPADFISEAIDQTRGWFYTLMAEGVLHFDSTAYRNVVCLGHIVDAQGRKMSKSLGNVIDPMEVMDRQGADALRWYLLTSGSPWASRRVSMELLDEVVRQFLLTLWNVYAFFVTYANADGFDPSEHGTVRAAERPVLDRWILSQLAATVQAARTGLESYDATGAGRRIQAFVDDLSNWYVRRARRRFWNPGGEGGDDTRAAFQTLHECLVTTATLLAPFTPFVADELWGTLAAGRGDQPGSVHLADYPEPDVERIDAPLDDAMRVAREIVELGRRIRVESKVRTRQPLAGAVVHHRGDREPLAGLFGLIADELNVKDVAFAESADELGTWRAKPNFSVLGPRLGGRVKQVADALAHDDGTLASILAGGTATEVPARDGPVLLAPGDVDLTQQTREGWGVAADAGLTVALELELDDALRNEGVARELIRIVQDARKATDLQVSDRIAIGVEAGPRLSAALDDYGEVVAAETLATGIEPRALAGAPRHEGMIEEEPVVVTLRRV; encoded by the coding sequence ATGGCAGCGTTCGACCCCGTTGATCCGAAGGTGCGCTTCCCCGAGCTCGAGGAGCGCGTGTTGGCGCGCTGGCGCGCCGACGACGTCTTCGCCGAGAGCCTGCGCCGGCGCGAAGGAGCCCCCGAGTGGATCTTCTACGAGGGCCCGCCGACCGCGAACGGCCGGCCTGGGATCCACCACGTCGAGTCCCGGACGTTCAAGGACGTCTACCCGCGATTCCGGACGATGACCGGCTACCGCGTTCCCCGCAAGGCGGGATGGGACTGTCACGGCCTTCCCGTCGAGCTCGAGGTGGAGAAGGAGATCGGCACCACCGGCAAGCGCGACATCGAGGCGTTCGGTGTCGCGGAGTTCAATCGCCTCTGCCGCTCCTCGGTGACGAGATACGTCGCCGACTGGGAGCGGATGACCGAACGGGTCGGGATGTGGATCGACCTGTCGGACGCGTACTGGACGATGTCGACCTCCTACATCGAGAGCGTCTGGTGGTCGCTGAAGTCTCTCTACGAGCGCGGCCTGCTGTTCGAGGCGGACAAGGTCACGCCGTACTGCCCTCGGTGCGGCACGGCGCTGTCCGATCACGAGGTTGCCCTCGGCTACCGGCAGACCGAGGACCCCTCGCTCTTCCTGAAGCTGCCGATCACCGAGGCGGACGACCCCGACCTGATCGACGCGCGGATCGCCGTGTGGACCACGACGCCGTGGACCCTGCTCTCGAACCTCGGGCTCGCCGTCGCGGCCGACCAGCCCTACGAGCTCGTCGAGCGCGAGGGCGAGCGGATCGTCATCGCCCGGGAGCTGCGCGAGCGCGTCCTCGGCGAGGGCTGGCAGCCGATCGACCGGATGCCGGGTTCCGCGCTCGTCGGCGTCCGCTACGAGGCGCCCTACACGAACGTCCCGGAGGGCACGGCGCACCACGTGGTCGCTGCCGACTTCGTCTCGATGGACGACGGCACCGGCATCGTCCACATCGCACCCTCCTTCGGCGCCGACGACCTCGAGATCGGGTTGCGCGAGGGCTGGCCGGCGTACAAACCCGTGCGCGACGACGGCACCTTCGACGACCGCGTACCGCTGTTCCTGCGAGGCCGCTTCGTCAAGGACGCCGACGAGCTGATCGTCGACGACCTGACCGAACGCGGGCTCGTGCTCCGGGCCGGAACCTACGAGCACAGCTACCCCTTCTGCTGGCGCTGCGGGACGCCGCTCCTCAACTACGCCCGCACCTCGTGGTACGCGGGAACGACGGCGGTGAAGCAGCGCCTCCTCGAGGTGAACGAGGACGTCGGGTGGTACCCCGAGCACATCAAGGACGGACGTTACGGCGACTGGCTGCGCAACAACGTCGACTGGGCACTCTCCCGCGACCGGTACTGGGGGACGCCCCTGCCGATCTGGCGCTGCGCCGAGGGGCACGCGACACCGATCGGCTCGCTGCGCGAGCTCGGTGAGCGCGCGGACCGGAACGTCGAGGACGTCGATCCCCACCGACCCTGGATCGACGATGTGACCTTCCCCTGCCCGGACTGCGGCGAGACCGCGACCCGAGTCCCGGAGGTGATCGACACCTGGTACGACTCCGGCGCGATGCCCTTCGCCCAGTGGAGCTATCACCCGGAGCTCGGGCGCGGCGAGCAGGAGTTCGCGAACGCGTTCCCCGCGGACTTCATCTCCGAGGCGATCGATCAAACCCGAGGATGGTTCTACACGTTGATGGCCGAGGGCGTGCTGCACTTCGACTCGACCGCATACCGCAACGTCGTCTGCCTCGGCCACATCGTCGACGCGCAGGGACGCAAGATGTCCAAGTCGCTCGGCAACGTGATCGACCCGATGGAGGTGATGGATCGCCAGGGTGCCGACGCCTTGCGCTGGTACCTGCTGACGAGCGGGTCGCCGTGGGCGTCGCGGCGGGTGTCGATGGAGCTGCTCGACGAGGTCGTCCGCCAGTTCCTGCTGACGCTCTGGAACGTGTACGCGTTCTTCGTCACGTACGCGAACGCCGACGGGTTCGACCCCTCCGAGCACGGAACCGTTCGCGCCGCCGAACGCCCGGTGCTTGACCGGTGGATCCTCTCCCAGCTTGCGGCCACGGTTCAGGCCGCACGCACGGGCCTCGAGAGCTACGACGCAACCGGGGCGGGACGGCGGATCCAGGCGTTCGTCGACGACCTGTCGAACTGGTACGTCCGCCGGGCCCGCAGGCGGTTCTGGAACCCCGGCGGTGAAGGGGGTGACGACACACGGGCGGCCTTCCAGACGCTGCACGAGTGCCTGGTGACCACGGCCACCCTGCTGGCCCCCTTCACCCCCTTCGTCGCCGATGAGCTCTGGGGCACGCTCGCCGCCGGGCGCGGCGACCAACCCGGTTCCGTGCACCTCGCCGACTACCCCGAACCCGATGTCGAACGGATCGACGCGCCCCTCGACGACGCGATGCGCGTCGCCCGCGAGATCGTGGAGCTCGGCCGGCGCATCCGGGTCGAGTCCAAGGTCCGTACCCGTCAACCGCTGGCCGGAGCGGTCGTGCACCATCGCGGCGACCGAGAGCCGCTTGCCGGGCTCTTCGGGCTGATCGCCGACGAACTCAACGTGAAGGACGTCGCGTTCGCCGAGTCGGCGGACGAGCTCGGAACCTGGCGGGCGAAGCCGAACTTCTCGGTGCTGGGTCCCCGGCTCGGCGGACGTGTCAAGCAGGTCGCCGACGCGCTCGCCCACGACGACGGGACGCTCGCGAGCATCCTGGCGGGCGGAACCGCGACCGAGGTCCCGGCCCGCGACGGGCCCGTGCTCTTGGCTCCCGGTGACGTCGATCTCACGCAACAGACGCGGGAGGGCTGGGGCGTCGCCGCAGACGCAGGACTGACCGTCGCACTCGAGCTCGAGCTCGACGACGCGCTGCGGAACGAAGGCGTCGCGCGCGAGCTCATCCGGATCGTGCAGGACGCTCGCAAGGCCACCGATCTGCAGGTGAGCGATCGGATCGCGATCGGGGTCGAGGCCGGCCCGCGGCTCTCGGCCGCCCTCGACGACTACGGAGAGGTGGTCGCCGCCGAGACCCTGGCGACGGGCATCGAACCTCGGGCCCTCGCGGGCGCGCCCCGACACGAGGGCATGATCGAGGAGGAGCCGGTGGTCGTCACCCTCCGGCGCGTCTGA
- a CDS encoding PD-(D/E)XK nuclease family protein, producing the protein MRLSYSSINTYETCPAKWRFQHEQRLPTQPSPALSFGDSLHQALYRFHNRPVPVAPSLDELLESLEGVWVRDGFADESEERTYYDHGRSVLSQYHAENAASFAIPAALEHRFSIEVEGVQLTGVLDRMDRIPGGGYEIIDYKTNRRLPPQKRIDEDLQLSIYFLAAKQVWGIEPERLTLYYLLPGQRMSTTRTAKDADELRRRIAIVAERIDAGKFEPRENPLCNWCDFQAVCPIFRHRAEQEGGDPAPNMTGIVDEWIDLKRQGRRVYKRIDELAGLINAFADEHGYRRLFGTDGAAVDRRVQHVTAPDEAGMREILEPLGLWDRVLSVDPAKIQELIESRRLPPDVEDAVLASREEVRTQHALWLKEPSKSRR; encoded by the coding sequence ATGCGCCTTTCGTACTCCTCGATCAATACCTATGAAACGTGCCCGGCCAAGTGGCGGTTCCAGCACGAGCAGCGCCTGCCCACCCAGCCCTCCCCCGCCTTGAGCTTCGGGGACTCCTTGCATCAGGCCCTCTACCGCTTCCACAACCGGCCGGTCCCCGTCGCCCCGTCCCTCGATGAGCTCCTCGAGTCCCTCGAGGGCGTCTGGGTGCGCGACGGGTTCGCGGACGAGAGCGAAGAGCGGACCTACTACGACCACGGCCGTTCGGTCCTGTCCCAGTATCACGCGGAGAACGCGGCATCGTTCGCGATCCCCGCCGCACTCGAGCACCGTTTCTCGATCGAGGTCGAAGGCGTTCAGCTCACCGGAGTGCTCGACCGCATGGACCGGATCCCCGGGGGTGGGTACGAGATCATCGACTACAAGACGAACCGCCGCCTCCCGCCCCAGAAGCGCATCGACGAGGACCTGCAGCTGTCGATCTACTTCCTCGCCGCCAAGCAGGTCTGGGGCATCGAGCCCGAGCGCCTGACGCTCTACTACCTGCTTCCCGGCCAGCGGATGTCGACGACCCGGACCGCCAAGGACGCCGACGAGCTCCGCCGCCGGATCGCGATCGTCGCCGAGCGTATCGACGCCGGCAAGTTCGAACCGCGCGAGAACCCGCTCTGCAACTGGTGTGACTTCCAGGCGGTGTGCCCGATCTTCCGCCATCGCGCCGAGCAGGAAGGAGGCGATCCCGCCCCGAACATGACCGGCATCGTCGACGAGTGGATCGACCTCAAGCGGCAGGGCCGCCGCGTCTACAAGCGGATCGACGAGCTCGCAGGTCTGATCAACGCGTTCGCCGACGAACACGGATACCGCCGATTGTTCGGAACCGACGGCGCCGCGGTCGACCGCCGCGTACAGCACGTCACCGCACCCGACGAGGCGGGCATGCGCGAGATCCTCGAGCCCCTCGGGCTATGGGACCGGGTGTTGTCGGTCGACCCCGCGAAGATCCAAGAGCTGATCGAGTCTCGCCGGCTCCCTCCCGACGTCGAGGACGCCGTCCTCGCCTCGCGCGAGGAGGTCCGCACCCAACACGCCCTCTGGCTGAAGGAGCCGTCGAAGTCCCGCCGCTGA
- a CDS encoding TraR/DksA C4-type zinc finger protein, translated as MVATKSSLNAKELGELKNRLLEEREELRSQLQTIEEAVFSASQSDLTGEADDESADAGTATFERERDLSIENNVRDLLRKVEDALDRIAKKTYGICIRCGKAIEKTRIKALPYADLCIKDAQAESRSR; from the coding sequence ATGGTCGCCACGAAGTCCTCGCTGAACGCGAAGGAGCTCGGCGAGCTCAAGAATCGCCTGCTGGAAGAGCGGGAAGAGCTCCGGTCCCAGCTCCAGACGATCGAGGAAGCCGTCTTCTCGGCTTCCCAGTCCGACCTGACCGGTGAGGCCGACGACGAGAGCGCCGACGCGGGTACCGCGACCTTCGAGCGCGAGCGCGACCTCTCGATCGAGAACAACGTTCGTGACCTGCTCCGCAAAGTGGAGGACGCCCTGGACCGGATCGCGAAGAAGACCTACGGGATCTGCATCCGTTGCGGCAAGGCGATCGAGAAGACCCGGATCAAGGCCCTCCCGTACGCCGATCTCTGCATCAAGGACGCGCAGGCCGAATCCCGGTCGCGCTAG